Below is a genomic region from Deinococcus sp. YIM 77859.
AGACACAAGCCCCCGCCTTTAGACGCGGGGTCATGACGCTGACGCGGTACGTGCGGCCGTTCGGCGCGTCCGAGAGGCTGTACCGCCGGATCTGGAAGGTGCCTTGGCCCGGCCCTGCACCTTCAGGCTGAGGTACTGCCCCGGCCGGAAGGGCGGGAGCGGCTGGCCGTCCACCGGCTCCAGCACCAGCGACGCGATGACGCGGCTCTCCTGCACCTTGCGGACCACCCGGAAGGGCTTGAAGTCGCGCCAGCCGCCGGGCTGCCCCGCCGCCGCGCCGTACATCTGCCCTTCCACGCTGATCATGATCTCGGCCAGTTGCCCGTAGGCCGCCGCCTAGGCGTCCAGAATCTCGGGCGTGGCCGCCTCGCCCAGCACGGCCGCGATCGCCTTCAGCAGGTGCTCGCCCACGATGGGGTAATGCTCGGGCAGGACTTCCAGGCTGACATGCTTGTGCGCGATGCGCTCCACCATGCCGCCCAGCAGCTCGGGCCGGTCGATGTTCGCGGCGTACGCGAGGACGGAGGCGGCCAGGCGGCGCGCCTGACGGCCGGTCTTCTGGTTGGCCGGGTTGAAGATGTTCAGCAGCTCGGGAACGTTGCTTTGACGATGGCCAGTTGGTTGGGCGTCAACATATCTTCCTCATACAGAAAATATGCCTCCCAGAAGTAGTTAGAAGGACGGGCGTCCCATGCGGTATTCCCGCCCCAACCCCCGCCCCTTCTCTGGTACGGTCAGGTATGCGCCTTCACCTGCTGGCCCCCCTAACATTAAGCCTGCTTGCCCCCACTGCCGCGCAGAGCGGCGAGGTCCGCACGCAGACGGAAGCCCTGACACGGCTGCTGAGGGCCGAGCGGCCCCGGGCCGAGTGGTTCGCGCCGGAGTTCCTGGCGCAGGTGCCGTTCGAAACCATCGCCGGACAACTCGCCGCCATTCGGCAGGCGTACGGGGCCTTTCAGCGCCTCGACACGCTTCAGGGCCGCCCCCTGGCCGTCTACGAGCGCGGCACGCTGCTCATCACGGTCGCCCCGGTGGACGCGCAGGGCCGCCTGACCAGCTTCGGCGCGGTGCCCGGCCCGGTCCCGCAGGGCGCGCCGCAGTCCGCTGCACCGACCGAGGCGGAGCGGGACGCCATCCTCCAGACCCTGACCCGTGTGTTCCAGCCCGAGACGCTGGCCCCGGCCCTCTTCGCCCCCGAGTTCCTGGCTGCAGTGCCGGTGACGGCCGTTCAGGAGCAACTGGCGGCGGTTCGCGCCCAGTTCGGCCCCTTCGTGCGAATTGACCTTTCGGGGCAGGTGCCGCAGGTGGTCTATGAACGTGGGGCGCTGGACGTGACGACGTTCGCCGTGGACGCCCAGGGCCGGATCACGGCGCTGGTCATCGCCCCGGCCACACCCGAGGTCAGCTTCACCTCGCTGGAGGAAGCCCAGG
It encodes:
- a CDS encoding globin domain-containing protein; this encodes MLNIFNPANQKTGRQARRLAASVLAYAANIDRPELLGGMVERIAHKHVSLEVLPEHYPIVGEHLLKAIAAVLGEAATPEILDA